The following proteins are encoded in a genomic region of Solea senegalensis isolate Sse05_10M linkage group LG5, IFAPA_SoseM_1, whole genome shotgun sequence:
- the LOC122769520 gene encoding spermatid perinuclear RNA-binding protein-like, which produces MRLLRSFANDDRHVMAKHASIYPSPEELEAVQTLVSTVEGALKKVSDWMDGLNKSSGKTTSDNESGNNAVEASVAETKLDHTLVLCGVTRVSLVAKGLLIKGDMDLELVLMCREKPTKLLLYTISANLPLQIQTMTDDKYEVRSCVPEAAIWVGSTRSPELALKITLSSSAWREEQQQQHSNTDQEDGSQDVDKQVVEEEEEEEEEDVLDRHKCRAALASLRRAKWFQARVTDLKSCIIVLRILRDMCNRRPAWQPLKGWPLELICEKAIATCNRPLGPGEALRRVFECIASGILLPGGPGVSDPCEWDPTDVLCDLSAQQADAVTHSAQHALRLHAFGQLYKVLDMDPLAASTSSPGLSGGCCQKRLRDDIRSHDRDFIKRIKVLDWRMTDPNHPMNALMRLNQIRPGLHFRLLSQSGPVHAPVFTMCVEIQGTTYQATGNSKRTAKIQLALKALQALGHILSSDGDADSLSLDEKSDGEGKNDRMSTSSSSSSVISSTDTAESRAPGPILTAGGKNPVMELNEKRRGLKYELISESGNSYDKRFIIEVEVDKQLFRGTGPNKKVAKASAALAALNTLFSGPESTSNKKRRVISAVSPPPKRAVTSVLTLPVLRPPRLPVIPRSPYISSAPTHSYLPPGFTAPYSYSPTAALPAYGGLYFGSLIHDPAIIIHLGSRDLF; this is translated from the exons ATG AGGTTGCTCCGGTCGTTCGCAAATGACGACCGCCACGTCATGGCCAAGCATGCCAGCATCTATCCGTCCCCGGAGGAGCTGGAGGCCGTGCAGACTCTGGTGTCCACTGTGGAGGGAGCCCTCAAGAAGGTCTCTGATTGGATGGATGGCCTAAATAAATCCTCAGGAAAGACCACCTCTGATAATGAGTCAGGGAACAACGCGGTGGAGGCCAGCGTTGCCGAGACAAA GTTGGACCATACGTTGGTGCTGTGCGGCGTGACACGCGTCAGCCTGGTGGCCAAAGGCCTGCTGATCAAAGGAGACATGGACCTGGAGCTGGTTCTGATGTGCAGAGAGAAACCCACcaaactgctgctgtacacGATCAGTGCCAACCTGCCGCTGCAGATCCAG ACGATGACGGACGACAAATACGAGGTGCGGTCGTGTGTCCCCGAGGCAGCGATCTGGGTCGGCAGCACCAGAAGCCCTGAACTTGCCCTAAAGATCACGCTTTCCTCCTCAGCCTGGcgggaggagcagcagcagcagcacagcaacaCAGACCAAG AGGACGGAAGTCAGGACGTGGACAAacaggtggtggaggaggaagaagaagaggaggaggaagatgtcCTGGACAGGCACAAGTGCCGGGCAGCGCTGGCTTCGCTTCGACGCGCCAAATGGTTCCAG GCCAGAGTCACAGATCTCAAGTCCTGCATCATCGTCCTGAGGATCCTCAGAGACATGTGCAACAGACGTCCCGCGTGGCAGCCTCTCAAAGGATGG CCGCTGGAGCTCATCTGTGAAAAGGCCATCGCCACCTGTAACAGGCCTCTGGGTCCAGGTGAAGCTCTGCGTCGTGTCTTTGAATGCATCGCCTCAGGGATTCTGCTGCCAG GAGGTCCGGGAGTGTCCGACCCCTGCGAGTGGGACCCTACAGACGTCCTGTGTGACCTCAGCGCTCAGCAGGCAGACGCCgtcacacacagtgcacag cacGCATTACGCCTTCATGCCTTTGGACAACTTTACAAAGTCTTGGATATGGATCCTTTAGCTGCCAGCACGTCGTCACCAGGGctgtcag gtggctGCTGTCAGAAGAGGCTTCGGGACGAcatcaggtcacatgacagagaCTTCATCAAAAGGATAAAAG TCCTGGACTGGAGAATGACGGACCCGAACCACCCCATGAACGCACTGATGCGTCTCAATCAGATCCGCCCAGGTCTTCATTTCCGCCTGTTGTCTCAGTCCGGCCCGGTCCACGCTCCAGTCTTCACCATGTGTGTGGAGATCCAGGGAACCACCTACCAGGCTACGGGGAACTCCAAGAGGACCGCCAAGATCCAGCTGGCTCTCAag GCTCTGCAGGCTCTGGGACACATTCTCAGCAGCGATGGAGACGCAGACTCCCTGAGCTTGGACGAAAAGTCTGACGGTGAAGGGAAGAACGACCGGATGTCGAcgagctccagctccagctccgtCATCTCctccacagacacagcagag TCCAGAGCTCCTGGTCCCATACTGACCGCCGGAGGTAAAAACCCGGTGATGGAGCTGAACGAGAAACGCCGCGGCCTCAAGTACGAGCTGATTTCAGAGAGCGGCAACAGCTACGACAAGCGCTTCATCATAGAG gtgGAGGTGGACAAGCAGCTTTTCCGGGGAACGGGTCCCAATAAGAAAGTGGCCAAAGCCAGTGCTGCGCTCGCCGCTCTGAACACTTTGTTCTCTGGACCCGAATCTACGAGCAACAAGAAGCGACGAGTCATCAGCGCGGTGAGTCCTCCG ccaAAGCGAGCGGTGACGTCGGTGCTGACTCTGCCCGTCCTCAGACCACCGCGACTCCCCGTCATCCCCAGATCTCCGTACATCAGCTCTGCCCCCACACACAGTTACCTGCCCCCAG GTTTCACTGCTCCTTACAGCTACAGCCCCACCGCTGCACTCCCTGCCTATG GCGGTCTGTACTTTGGCAGCCTTATACATGATCCAGCCATCATCATCCACCTGGGCTCTCGGGATCTTTTCTGA